The following proteins are co-located in the Silene latifolia isolate original U9 population chromosome 1, ASM4854445v1, whole genome shotgun sequence genome:
- the LOC141597140 gene encoding NADH dehydrogenase [ubiquinone] 1 beta subcomplex subunit 2, which produces MGAGKESSYRGMTLHAPKRWHSVTGKGMCALMWFWVLYRAKQDGPVVLGWRHPWDGHDDHGHGH; this is translated from the exons ATGGGAGCCGGGAAAGAGAGCAGTTACAGGGGTATGACCCTACACGCCCCTAAACGCTGGCATTCCGTCACCGGCAAGGGCATGTGTGCTCTTATGTG GTTTTGGGTTCTGTATAGGGCTAAGCAAGATGGACCCGTTGTCTTG GGTTGGAGGCATCCCTGGGATGGGCATGATGATCATGGACATGGTCACTAA